A single Phoenix dactylifera cultivar Barhee BC4 chromosome 1, palm_55x_up_171113_PBpolish2nd_filt_p, whole genome shotgun sequence DNA region contains:
- the LOC103696145 gene encoding oleosin 5, translating into MAEHGISGTTILYATLSGLAIGGPLLGMMASTLLASLTLLLAASPFLLLFSPIILPAAFMVAASMAGFGLAAALVVVGISALMLALRYARRGAPGAISWMMETLTESRQRVKEEWVDHGGCMQHTVEVLPSEDENVVNRE; encoded by the coding sequence ATGGCCGAGCACGGAATCAGCGGCACCACCATCCTCTACGCCACGCTCTCCGGCCTCGCCATTGGAGGCCCATTACTCGGTATGATGGCCTCCACTCTCTTAGCCTCCCTAACTCTCCTCCTCGCAGCTTCCCCTTTTCTACTGCTCTTCAGCCCCATAATCCTCCCAGCGGCCTTCATGGTTGCCGCTTCGATGGCTGGCTTCGGCTTGGCCGCGGCCTTGGTTGTCGTCGGGATCTCAGCCTTGATGCTGGCTCTCCGTTATGCCCGAAGGGGCGCGCCCGGGGCGATCAGCTGGATGATGGAGACCTTGACGGAGTCAAGGCAGAGAGTGAAGGAAGAATGGGTGGACCATGGAGGGTGCATGCAGCATACTGTTGAGGTGCTTCCATCTGAGGATGAGAACGTGGTGAATAGAGAATAA